The Bacteroidia bacterium genome includes a region encoding these proteins:
- a CDS encoding outer membrane beta-barrel protein has protein sequence MQNLKYISSLFVLLLFLGKVSAQDIRSNTKGFSLNLNGVYGSWNSESVFFGELDDLEPAGYGIGLKAAYGINQNIELMLAFSSLGFRQEFDWDSYFLGNLEIGGRYNFGATLRRVRPFLEVALSVHALNIDPITFDGINVFRLESSGVGFSAGGGLHFFFTENLSINANGKIAFGNFSTASLSGTEVNNLDEKLDFTITSLHIGLTYFFH, from the coding sequence ATGCAAAACTTGAAATATATAAGCAGTCTTTTTGTCCTCCTTTTATTTTTGGGGAAAGTATCCGCACAGGATATCCGTTCAAATACCAAAGGCTTCTCCCTCAATCTCAATGGGGTCTATGGAAGCTGGAACTCAGAAAGTGTCTTTTTCGGAGAATTGGACGACCTGGAACCCGCTGGATACGGGATTGGCTTAAAAGCTGCTTACGGCATCAATCAGAATATTGAACTCATGCTCGCTTTTAGTAGCCTGGGATTCCGTCAGGAATTTGATTGGGATAGCTACTTCCTGGGCAATCTGGAAATCGGGGGACGCTACAATTTTGGAGCTACACTGAGGAGAGTACGTCCCTTCCTCGAAGTCGCATTGAGCGTACATGCCCTCAATATCGATCCGATTACCTTTGATGGAATAAATGTCTTCCGTCTGGAAAGCAGTGGAGTTGGATTCAGTGCAGGAGGAGGGCTTCATTTCTTCTTCACAGAAAACCTGAGCATCAATGCCAATGGAAAAATTGCATTTGGCAATTTTAGTACAGCCTCCCTTTCTGGTACAGAGGTAAACAATTTGGACGAAAAGCTTGACTTTACCATTACCAGCCTCCATATTGGTTTGACTTATTTCTTTCACTAA
- a CDS encoding protein kinase — translation MIGRKLSNFHINERIGEGGMGTVYKATDLHLKRTVAIKMLHPFLVNNPDSFKRFQNEAHLSARISHPNVATLFNFREVDHSHFIVMEFVEGKALDDVLKLQGEIPEEEAVKICIQVLEGLGAAHDLGIMHRDLKPGNIMITQRGFVKLMDFGIARLENTERMTRQNSVIGTLEYLAPELVTGGAPSKSSDLYAVGVMLYEMLSGKSLYAGDSEAALMYNIAHKSPTFNLQGHNRKLVQIIKKLTHKQAGKRYQSTDEAVRELESIHRNAKIDTRLLSQRIEKKESRKSPAIPVTLPVRNFSFSKLKDTKLPFDIDLRILAGAALLCLFILIMGLFGGDDQGTDPIDPRQRSVEDKRELVQEGNENDSRLLGSNTVLPQQASPQEIEFIEKFDSAPKEKEETKSGNGQRSLRKDSREKESNKSNENKSGSETKKTSTTQVEKSPDRIVEKEEKKPIQKTVREERIEEEPKPPVAREQESKPIVKESKYKGSVKVRIPDMYLAASFAETVSTETHSSGQTVYLQTISPIYQGDHLIIPKGARVRAEIKKLRRSEGKKKAFLAIQLHSVQASNGRWLAISYPEYSNLSKTVVSFNRGQRINKIKLKSTNIILNY, via the coding sequence ATGATTGGCCGCAAATTGTCCAATTTCCATATCAATGAACGCATTGGTGAAGGGGGAATGGGCACTGTATATAAAGCTACTGACCTACACTTGAAGCGTACAGTAGCCATCAAAATGCTGCATCCTTTTCTGGTGAATAATCCTGATTCATTCAAAAGATTTCAGAATGAGGCACATCTTTCCGCCAGAATCTCTCATCCCAATGTTGCAACCCTTTTCAATTTCCGGGAAGTAGATCATTCTCACTTCATCGTCATGGAATTCGTGGAAGGAAAAGCCCTGGATGATGTTCTTAAACTTCAGGGAGAAATTCCGGAAGAAGAAGCGGTCAAAATCTGTATCCAGGTCCTCGAAGGATTAGGCGCAGCACACGATTTGGGAATCATGCATAGAGACCTCAAGCCAGGGAATATCATGATCACTCAACGCGGATTTGTCAAACTGATGGACTTTGGGATCGCTCGATTGGAAAATACTGAGCGGATGACCCGACAAAATAGCGTCATCGGAACCCTCGAATACCTCGCTCCCGAACTGGTAACCGGCGGAGCACCCTCAAAGAGTTCGGATCTCTATGCAGTAGGTGTCATGCTTTACGAGATGCTATCAGGAAAGAGCCTGTATGCGGGAGATAGCGAAGCAGCCCTGATGTACAATATTGCTCACAAGAGTCCCACTTTCAACCTTCAGGGACATAATCGAAAGCTCGTCCAGATTATAAAGAAGCTCACTCATAAGCAGGCAGGGAAACGTTATCAAAGTACGGACGAAGCTGTTAGAGAGCTGGAAAGCATCCACAGAAATGCCAAGATCGATACCCGTCTTCTAAGTCAAAGAATCGAGAAGAAAGAAAGTAGAAAGAGCCCCGCAATTCCTGTTACCTTACCTGTTCGGAATTTCTCTTTTTCAAAGCTGAAAGACACAAAATTACCTTTCGACATTGACCTGAGAATACTGGCGGGTGCAGCTCTTCTTTGTCTGTTCATTCTCATCATGGGATTATTTGGTGGCGATGATCAGGGAACAGATCCCATAGATCCCCGACAAAGATCAGTAGAAGATAAACGAGAGTTGGTTCAGGAGGGCAATGAAAATGATTCGAGACTGCTGGGCTCAAATACGGTACTTCCCCAGCAAGCAAGTCCTCAGGAGATTGAGTTTATCGAAAAGTTTGATTCGGCTCCAAAGGAAAAGGAGGAAACAAAATCGGGAAATGGGCAAAGGAGCCTGAGGAAAGACTCGCGAGAAAAAGAAAGCAACAAAAGCAACGAAAACAAATCAGGCTCCGAGACTAAAAAAACAAGTACAACCCAGGTTGAGAAGAGTCCCGACAGAATCGTAGAAAAAGAGGAAAAGAAACCGATTCAAAAAACAGTCCGTGAAGAACGGATTGAAGAAGAGCCAAAGCCTCCGGTAGCCCGAGAACAGGAAAGCAAACCGATAGTCAAAGAAAGTAAATACAAAGGCTCCGTTAAAGTCCGCATACCGGATATGTACCTGGCAGCCAGTTTTGCAGAAACAGTTTCTACGGAAACACATTCAAGCGGCCAAACCGTTTACCTGCAAACCATCAGCCCTATCTATCAAGGGGATCATCTGATCATTCCTAAAGGTGCCAGAGTAAGGGCAGAGATCAAAAAACTCAGACGTTCTGAAGGCAAGAAAAAAGCCTTCCTCGCTATCCAGCTTCATTCGGTACAGGCCAGCAATGGCAGATGGTTGGCGATCAGTTATCCCGAGTACAGCAATCTGTCCAAAACAGTAGTAAGCTTTAATCGAGGTCAAAGAATCAATAAGATCAAACTAAAATCAACGAATATCATCCTTAACTATTAG
- a CDS encoding Stp1/IreP family PP2C-type Ser/Thr phosphatase has translation MTFLFRRKKKRLAEVPQSGLVEIDYRAVAATDVGSVRDNNEDHLVFIRPFDKKIRASHGCLALVADGMGGHSSGEIASKMASEIITRNYFDTHFEVLDALKRAFDKANKAIFQKASRRPQLKGMGTTCTAVVLLRDQIYLAHVGDSRAYILKGEKLIQLSNDHTYVQHLLNKGKITYEESLSHPQRNVITQAMGTSAKLQADYQLQKQKFEEGDKLLICSDGLYEYIKDEEMLQFLKNEKLSVVADKLIDLAKKRGGHDNISVLIAETFYPNPELSNKETQKIKLS, from the coding sequence ATGACTTTCCTTTTCCGGAGAAAAAAGAAACGACTCGCTGAAGTACCACAAAGTGGCCTGGTTGAGATCGACTACAGAGCAGTAGCGGCCACCGATGTGGGCTCAGTTCGCGACAACAATGAAGACCACCTGGTATTCATCAGACCTTTCGACAAAAAGATCAGAGCCAGCCACGGTTGTCTGGCATTGGTTGCCGACGGAATGGGCGGTCATAGCAGCGGAGAGATTGCCTCCAAAATGGCGAGTGAAATCATCACCAGAAATTACTTCGACACGCATTTCGAAGTACTGGATGCGCTCAAAAGAGCTTTTGACAAAGCCAACAAAGCCATTTTTCAGAAGGCTTCTCGCAGGCCCCAACTCAAAGGCATGGGAACCACCTGCACAGCAGTTGTTTTACTCAGAGACCAGATTTATCTGGCACATGTAGGAGACAGCCGGGCCTATATTCTGAAAGGAGAAAAATTGATACAGCTTTCCAATGATCATACCTATGTCCAGCATTTGCTCAACAAAGGAAAGATCACCTATGAAGAAAGTCTGAGTCACCCACAAAGGAATGTCATCACCCAGGCTATGGGAACTTCAGCCAAACTCCAAGCGGACTACCAATTACAAAAGCAAAAATTTGAAGAAGGTGATAAACTGCTGATCTGTAGCGATGGCCTATACGAGTACATCAAGGATGAGGAGATGCTTCAATTTCTGAAAAATGAAAAACTAAGCGTAGTCGCAGACAAACTCATTGACCTGGCAAAGAAACGCGGAGGACATGACAATATCTCCGTCTTGATTGCCGAGACCTTTTATCCTAATCCAGAGCTTTCTAATAAGGAAACTCAAAAAATAAAACTATCATGA
- a CDS encoding trypsin-like peptidase domain-containing protein produces the protein MNKEIRHIIIKHLNGGKANQIEEFDYQANDTISFGRATQNDLQFDSQEDNAVSREHGNITKGESFGSFVITDNNSLNGTYVNGQKVNGSQNLNPGDEVSLGAKGPRFQFDLNPRMSDSAATQLINIPAADATMEYNLEAQVEPAKDGIGKETFERAIVTERKRSQKTLISVIAAVLLVATTLGYTFKDKLLPANNGPVGKDTIVVQQDLPPIPTQFSPEVIARENTEKVVFIEFGFKLIHAPTGDDIYHQYTRQKDPKTGKEYLMPLYIEMEQGVIEPLLGLRKDVEEGAPIAMSQLSGTGFIVDEDGYILTNKHIAEPWKYPYSFPPEAAQGMLYQFVNGEWKITGTVNAPSRWIPSETKFFGREPISGKILDGQRTYMNVTFAKTDSRINARFVQSSPNHDVAMLKIDHTASFNPVELKEDGYEVAQGQKIAVMGYPGISPSVVYGRATREFGRASSEVKIVPDPTITDGTIGKIIRGSNMVNNAELNAYYSPMGEYYQLTASETGSGNSGGPVFDKDGKVIAIFAASTTSQEGARITFAIPIKYGLDLMHLNPVIQ, from the coding sequence ATGAATAAAGAGATAAGACACATCATCATCAAACACCTCAACGGTGGCAAAGCTAACCAGATAGAGGAATTTGATTACCAGGCTAACGATACAATTAGCTTCGGACGCGCTACGCAGAATGATCTACAATTCGATTCACAAGAAGATAATGCGGTAAGCCGCGAACATGGAAACATCACTAAAGGAGAGAGTTTCGGTAGTTTTGTTATCACCGACAATAACAGCCTCAATGGCACCTATGTAAACGGACAAAAGGTAAATGGAAGCCAAAACCTGAATCCAGGAGATGAAGTCTCTTTGGGAGCAAAAGGACCTCGCTTTCAATTTGACTTGAATCCAAGAATGAGCGACAGCGCTGCAACCCAACTCATCAATATCCCTGCAGCAGATGCTACTATGGAATACAATCTCGAAGCTCAGGTAGAACCTGCAAAAGATGGTATAGGAAAAGAAACCTTCGAAAGAGCGATTGTTACAGAAAGAAAACGTTCCCAAAAAACCCTGATTTCTGTTATCGCAGCAGTTCTGCTCGTTGCGACTACTCTAGGTTACACATTCAAAGACAAATTGCTACCTGCGAATAACGGCCCAGTCGGAAAAGATACCATTGTCGTTCAACAGGACCTTCCTCCTATTCCAACCCAATTTTCACCTGAAGTAATTGCGAGAGAAAACACAGAGAAAGTAGTTTTCATCGAATTTGGCTTCAAACTAATTCATGCTCCTACCGGAGACGATATCTACCATCAATACACAAGACAAAAAGATCCCAAAACAGGCAAAGAGTACCTCATGCCTCTCTACATTGAAATGGAACAAGGAGTCATCGAACCTCTTTTAGGATTAAGAAAAGATGTTGAAGAAGGAGCACCTATTGCAATGTCTCAGTTATCTGGAACCGGTTTTATAGTAGATGAGGATGGATATATCCTGACAAATAAACACATCGCCGAGCCCTGGAAATATCCATATTCCTTTCCGCCAGAAGCTGCTCAGGGAATGCTCTATCAGTTTGTAAATGGTGAATGGAAAATCACGGGTACTGTAAATGCTCCTTCTCGCTGGATTCCTTCTGAAACCAAATTCTTTGGACGTGAGCCTATCTCCGGAAAAATTCTTGACGGACAACGGACCTACATGAACGTCACCTTCGCTAAAACGGATTCTCGCATCAATGCACGTTTTGTTCAATCCAGTCCGAATCATGATGTCGCTATGCTTAAAATAGACCATACTGCCAGTTTCAATCCTGTTGAATTGAAAGAAGATGGCTATGAAGTAGCACAGGGACAAAAGATCGCTGTTATGGGATATCCTGGTATTTCTCCTTCAGTAGTGTATGGAAGAGCTACCCGTGAGTTTGGTCGCGCAAGCTCAGAAGTGAAGATCGTTCCTGATCCGACCATCACAGATGGAACCATTGGCAAAATCATTCGCGGATCAAATATGGTCAACAATGCTGAACTGAATGCCTACTACAGTCCTATGGGAGAATACTACCAGCTTACAGCCAGTGAAACCGGATCTGGAAATAGCGGAGGCCCTGTATTTGACAAAGATGGAAAAGTGATCGCGATTTTCGCAGCCTCAACAACTTCTCAGGAAGGCGCCAGAATCACCTTCGCTATACCGATCAAATACGGTCTGGACCTCATGCACCTGAATCCTGTGATCCAATAA